A section of the Candidatus Neomarinimicrobiota bacterium genome encodes:
- a CDS encoding glutamate dehydrogenase — MSDVKVNNFKACCDQFDRAADKLGLEENLANSLMMPDRELAVEVPLKRDDGSLAIFKGFRIQHNNARGPFKGGIRYHQEVDLDEVRALAALMTYKTAVVDIPYGGGKGGITIDPREFSKRELEQLSRRFFRRISPIIGVNKDIPAPDVNTNAQIMAWFMDEYSQNHGYSPGIVTGKPIDLGGSLGRESATGRGVFFTIRETAVEFDMDLSEATAVIQGFGNVGSFTAKFLHEAGCKVIAVSDVTGGLHDPSGLDITALADYVKENRVIEGFDQGKTLSNEDLLTTECDFLVPAALGGVIHKMNAESLNCGFVIEAANGPTTPPGDEILFKKKIPVIPDILTNAGGVTVSYFEWVQNLQQFRWEEDEVNSKLENKMVSAYSEVNSLRKDKEVSFRTAAFMVAIERVARSVELRGF, encoded by the coding sequence ATGTCTGATGTGAAGGTGAACAATTTCAAAGCGTGTTGTGATCAGTTTGATAGAGCGGCCGATAAACTGGGACTGGAAGAAAACCTTGCAAATTCACTCATGATGCCCGATCGGGAACTTGCCGTAGAGGTCCCGCTCAAGAGAGACGACGGCTCGCTGGCAATTTTCAAAGGTTTTCGTATTCAACACAATAATGCCCGTGGTCCTTTCAAGGGGGGAATCCGCTATCATCAGGAAGTTGATTTGGACGAGGTTCGGGCCCTGGCCGCTCTCATGACCTACAAGACCGCCGTTGTGGATATCCCTTACGGCGGCGGAAAAGGTGGCATTACTATAGATCCTAGAGAGTTTTCCAAACGGGAACTAGAACAGCTGTCTCGGCGGTTTTTCCGCAGGATCAGCCCCATCATAGGAGTAAACAAGGATATTCCCGCTCCGGACGTTAACACCAACGCCCAGATCATGGCGTGGTTCATGGATGAATACAGTCAAAATCACGGCTACAGCCCGGGGATTGTTACCGGAAAACCCATCGATCTGGGAGGCTCTCTCGGCAGGGAATCCGCCACAGGCCGCGGCGTCTTTTTCACCATTCGTGAAACTGCGGTGGAGTTTGATATGGATCTTTCAGAAGCGACAGCTGTGATCCAGGGATTTGGCAATGTCGGTTCCTTTACTGCCAAATTCCTCCACGAAGCCGGCTGCAAAGTGATTGCTGTCAGTGATGTCACTGGCGGACTTCACGACCCCAGCGGACTTGACATCACTGCGCTGGCAGACTATGTAAAGGAAAATCGAGTCATTGAAGGATTCGATCAAGGCAAAACACTCTCCAATGAGGACCTTCTCACTACTGAATGTGATTTTCTAGTCCCGGCGGCCCTAGGGGGTGTAATTCATAAAATGAACGCTGAAAGCCTCAACTGCGGTTTTGTCATTGAGGCGGCCAACGGCCCCACCACACCTCCCGGTGATGAGATTCTATTTAAGAAAAAGATACCAGTTATCCCGGATATTCTAACCAATGCCGGCGGTGTTACCGTGTCATATTTCGAGTGGGTGCAGAACCTGCAGCAATTCAGATGGGAAGAAGATGAAGTGAACTCCAAACTGGAGAATAAGATGGTGTCGGCCTACAGTGAAGTAAACTCACTCCGCAAAGATAAGGAGGTCTCCTTCAGGACGGCGGCTTTTATGGTTGCGATTGAACGGGTGGCTAGATCGGTAGAACTTAGAGGCTTCTAG
- a CDS encoding phosphocholine cytidylyltransferase family protein, producing the protein MRAIILAAGVARRLYPLTFDKPKCLLEVAGQPIIDYQIKALEQVGIYEATVVVGYYKGMIIDYLKTSFNEFEFNFVYNPHFFETNTSYSLHLCEDVLRHGECLLMNGDVLYPVKLLQRVLNDERNNVLAVEAKQCGKEEVKVIEGADQRIVAIGKELIEENSLGEFIGVAKLSEAFNSQFSDSLSQLIEAGGKADYFEAAVDPLLAETEVHYVDVSDLPCIEIDFLEDLDKAAELATSDLFKDQR; encoded by the coding sequence ATGAGAGCAATCATTCTTGCAGCCGGCGTTGCCCGACGACTTTATCCTCTCACCTTCGACAAGCCGAAGTGTCTTCTGGAAGTAGCCGGTCAACCGATCATTGATTACCAGATAAAAGCACTAGAGCAAGTTGGGATTTATGAAGCCACAGTTGTGGTCGGATATTACAAGGGTATGATTATAGATTACTTGAAAACCAGTTTCAATGAATTCGAGTTCAACTTTGTCTATAATCCGCATTTTTTCGAAACAAACACCTCCTATTCTCTCCATTTGTGTGAAGATGTGCTCCGTCATGGCGAATGTTTGCTCATGAATGGGGATGTTCTTTATCCAGTTAAGCTGCTTCAGAGGGTCCTCAATGATGAGAGGAATAATGTTCTGGCCGTAGAAGCAAAACAGTGCGGTAAGGAGGAAGTAAAGGTAATTGAAGGTGCCGATCAGCGCATAGTGGCCATTGGGAAGGAGCTGATTGAAGAAAATTCATTGGGTGAATTCATCGGTGTAGCAAAACTTTCCGAGGCATTTAACAGTCAGTTTTCGGATTCACTTTCACAGCTCATTGAGGCGGGAGGCAAGGCCGACTACTTTGAGGCTGCTGTTGATCCGCTTTTAGCTGAAACCGAAGTTCACTATGTTGATGTTTCTGATCTGCCTTGTATAGAAATTGACTTCTTGGAAGATCTTGATAAAGCCGCAGAACTTGCGACTTCAGACTTATTTAAAGATCAACGCTAG
- a CDS encoding sodium:solute symporter family protein translates to MNPSLHPIDIAIILLYGTAVLALGLFKNRKKAGNSHYLLAGRRITLIPFTASVVATWYGGILGVGEFTYLHGISNWVVLGLPYYIFALLFALFLAERIREDHFATIPDRLRQYYGETAGLIGAGLITILTTPAPYILSCALLLTYLFDISLFPALLLATGISLIYVYNGGFRSVVRTDVLQFGLMFTGFALLVFICFQNYGGFQALREGLPELHLTWHGGKSKQYILVWFFIALWTFVDPGFYQRCAAAESPVIAKKGILVSIGFWVVFDFLTVSAGLYSRLLLPEGSEAALALPALGLTVLPPVIKGLFFAGLLATIMSTIDSFGFISAITFGRDILWRLKRSGNEVAWVKLGLPFTAAFSLLLAWLLPSVIELWYSLGSVVIPGLLIPFLTTFWQKKPIPAVPAMMIFSTALNLAWFLFWFKESKYPLDIEPFYPGLILSILWLLTAGKFPKSARLS, encoded by the coding sequence TTGAATCCTTCCCTACATCCCATCGACATCGCTATCATTTTGCTCTACGGGACGGCAGTGCTGGCGCTGGGTCTTTTCAAGAATAGGAAGAAAGCAGGCAATTCACACTACCTTCTGGCCGGCCGGCGGATAACGCTCATCCCCTTCACCGCATCAGTGGTGGCCACATGGTATGGTGGTATACTGGGCGTGGGGGAATTCACCTATCTTCACGGTATTTCAAACTGGGTTGTTCTAGGACTGCCCTATTATATCTTTGCACTCCTCTTTGCCCTTTTTCTGGCGGAAAGAATCAGAGAAGACCATTTTGCCACCATACCCGACAGACTCCGCCAATACTACGGTGAAACAGCCGGCCTTATTGGTGCGGGGCTCATAACGATATTGACCACACCAGCGCCGTACATCCTAAGTTGCGCGCTCCTCCTAACCTATCTCTTTGATATCTCCCTGTTCCCCGCTCTTCTCCTGGCTACAGGAATTAGTCTAATCTATGTTTACAATGGCGGCTTCCGATCGGTGGTAAGAACGGATGTTCTCCAGTTTGGGCTCATGTTTACCGGATTCGCTTTGCTTGTCTTCATCTGTTTTCAGAATTATGGTGGCTTTCAGGCACTACGGGAAGGTCTACCTGAATTGCACCTCACATGGCACGGAGGCAAATCGAAACAGTACATTCTCGTCTGGTTTTTTATCGCACTTTGGACATTCGTGGATCCCGGCTTCTACCAGCGGTGCGCGGCGGCTGAATCTCCGGTCATTGCAAAAAAAGGAATTCTCGTCTCTATTGGGTTTTGGGTGGTATTCGATTTTCTTACTGTCTCAGCTGGGCTCTACAGCCGCTTACTTTTACCTGAAGGATCAGAGGCCGCCTTGGCATTGCCCGCCCTGGGCTTGACTGTCCTTCCGCCCGTTATAAAAGGCCTCTTTTTTGCGGGACTGCTGGCCACTATCATGTCCACTATCGACTCTTTCGGTTTCATCAGCGCTATAACCTTTGGAAGGGATATCCTTTGGCGGCTGAAAAGGTCAGGGAATGAAGTAGCGTGGGTTAAACTGGGACTTCCCTTTACTGCGGCTTTTTCTCTGCTGTTAGCTTGGCTCTTACCATCAGTGATAGAGTTGTGGTATTCTCTCGGGAGCGTGGTAATACCAGGGCTTCTTATCCCTTTTCTTACAACCTTTTGGCAAAAGAAACCGATCCCAGCCGTTCCGGCAATGATGATATTCTCAACCGCTCTAAATTTGGCGTGGTTTCTTTTTTGGTTTAAGGAGAGTAAATACCCCTTGGATATTGAGCCATTTTATCCGGGGCTCATTTTATCTATTCTTTGGCTGCTAACTGCCGGAAAGTTTCCTAAATCAGCTAGGTTAAGCTGA
- the waaF gene encoding lipopolysaccharide heptosyltransferase II, translated as MNIGVYIPNWVGDAVMALPFLAHCRDAHENDHIVAIAREWVAPVVINSPFINDLFRIGFDEDKGIVGASKIGRQLRPKEFDRLYLLSRSWRSAYIGWFSAAKERIGYTGQGRSPLLTEVITSPSEKMHRSKRYLNLLKGYDTTAELTASIVVTDNEVASAKVLFQSLNMASPLAVFPGSLASSRQPPFTLWKGIIEFALNGGVAVILIGGKRDIPMATELTEHFANGALQSVCGKISLRESIALISQCCGVIASDSGLGHVSVNLGVPTVSLFGAGDPEITAPLGRCNEIIFQGVHCSPCRKNQCHNSDEPLLCLTAVDPGKVWEAYSVVSGSEKS; from the coding sequence ATGAATATCGGTGTCTACATACCTAACTGGGTGGGAGATGCGGTCATGGCCCTTCCGTTCCTTGCACATTGTCGGGATGCTCACGAAAATGACCATATTGTTGCTATAGCGCGGGAATGGGTTGCCCCTGTAGTGATAAACAGTCCATTCATCAATGATTTGTTCAGAATTGGTTTTGATGAAGATAAAGGGATAGTAGGTGCTAGTAAAATCGGACGTCAGTTGAGACCAAAGGAATTTGATCGCCTCTATCTTCTTTCAAGATCTTGGAGATCTGCATACATAGGCTGGTTCTCCGCTGCTAAAGAAAGAATCGGCTATACCGGTCAGGGGCGCTCACCGCTCTTAACAGAGGTTATTACTTCGCCATCCGAAAAAATGCATCGATCCAAACGATACCTCAACTTATTGAAAGGGTATGATACAACTGCTGAATTGACCGCTTCAATCGTTGTTACTGATAATGAAGTGGCATCTGCAAAAGTCCTTTTTCAATCACTCAACATGGCTTCTCCATTGGCCGTTTTTCCGGGCAGTTTGGCTTCCTCAAGACAACCACCGTTCACGCTGTGGAAAGGAATCATTGAATTTGCCTTGAACGGTGGTGTAGCTGTCATACTCATTGGGGGAAAAAGGGACATTCCTATGGCAACTGAACTAACGGAACATTTTGCAAATGGAGCCTTGCAGTCTGTTTGCGGTAAAATCTCTCTTCGAGAGAGTATTGCACTCATTTCTCAGTGCTGCGGCGTGATAGCGTCCGATTCAGGGTTGGGCCATGTTTCAGTGAATCTTGGAGTGCCAACTGTTTCACTTTTTGGGGCTGGAGATCCTGAAATCACGGCACCATTGGGAAGATGTAATGAAATCATTTTTCAAGGTGTTCACTGCAGCCCTTGTAGAAAGAATCAGTGTCACAATAGTGATGAGCCACTTCTTTGTCTTACTGCTGTGGATCCAGGGAAGGTGTGGGAGGCGTATTCAGTTGTGTCAGGATCAGAAAAAAGTTAA
- a CDS encoding citrate synthase has translation MSSVKIQLDGKAVELPIIEGSEGEKAVDVTHLRKETGYITYDPGYVNTGSCSSDITFIDGEKGILRYRGFPIEQLAENSTFLEVCYLLIYGKLPSESEANQFIDAITHHTMIHEDFKRFFDGYPMNAHPMGVLASTVSALSTFYPQGENHDLNLNIIRLLSKMKTLAAFSYKKSTGQPFIYPRNDLTFEENFLYIMFAVPSESYLPDPVLVDALRLLLILHADHEQNCSTSTVRMVGSSGANLFISIAAGIAALSGRLHGGANQKVIEMLQMIHDDDGNYKKYVEMAKDRDSDFRLFGFGHRVYKNFDPRAKILKASADRVLKKLGVDDPLLEIAKELEEVALKDEFFLERKLYPNVDFYSGIIYRAIGVPTSMFTVMFALGRLPGWIAQWKELREDPKWRIYRPRQIYTGVTLRDYKGGS, from the coding sequence ATGTCTTCAGTAAAAATACAATTAGATGGTAAAGCTGTTGAACTCCCGATCATTGAAGGATCTGAGGGAGAGAAGGCCGTAGATGTTACGCATCTCCGCAAGGAGACAGGCTACATCACTTATGATCCAGGTTATGTTAACACGGGATCTTGCTCCAGCGATATCACATTTATTGATGGTGAGAAGGGAATCCTTCGTTATCGCGGTTTTCCCATAGAACAGCTTGCGGAGAATTCTACCTTCCTTGAGGTCTGCTATCTGCTGATTTACGGAAAACTACCCTCTGAGAGTGAAGCTAATCAGTTTATTGATGCTATTACTCACCACACTATGATCCATGAAGACTTCAAACGATTTTTTGATGGTTACCCCATGAATGCTCATCCCATGGGGGTTCTGGCATCGACAGTGTCGGCACTCTCAACTTTCTATCCACAGGGGGAGAATCACGATCTTAACCTCAATATTATTCGCCTACTGTCCAAGATGAAGACCTTGGCAGCTTTTTCCTACAAGAAATCGACCGGTCAACCGTTCATCTATCCCCGGAATGATTTGACTTTTGAGGAAAACTTCCTCTACATAATGTTTGCAGTACCATCAGAGTCTTATCTGCCAGATCCAGTTCTTGTAGACGCTTTACGTCTATTGTTGATTTTACACGCTGATCATGAACAAAACTGCTCAACTTCTACGGTTAGAATGGTCGGATCCAGTGGTGCCAACCTGTTTATTTCGATCGCTGCCGGAATTGCAGCACTGTCAGGCCGGTTGCATGGCGGGGCGAATCAGAAGGTCATCGAAATGTTACAAATGATACATGATGATGATGGCAATTACAAAAAATATGTTGAGATGGCAAAGGACCGGGATTCTGACTTTAGGCTGTTCGGATTCGGTCACCGGGTTTACAAAAATTTTGATCCGCGGGCAAAGATACTGAAAGCGTCAGCGGACAGAGTTTTGAAAAAACTGGGTGTTGATGATCCACTTTTAGAAATTGCCAAGGAATTGGAAGAGGTGGCGTTGAAAGATGAGTTCTTTCTTGAGAGAAAGTTGTATCCCAATGTGGACTTTTACTCAGGCATCATATACAGGGCCATTGGCGTTCCTACATCAATGTTTACGGTTATGTTTGCACTGGGGCGGCTTCCGGGGTGGATAGCCCAATGGAAAGAGTTAAGAGAAGATCCCAAGTGGAGGATCTACCGGCCCAGACAGATTTACACCGGCGTGACCCTGAGAGATTATAAGGGTGGGAGCTAG
- a CDS encoding pyrophosphate--fructose-6-phosphate 1-phosphotransferase, whose amino-acid sequence MSQEKTPKIAFLTAGGIAPCLSASIGALMMEYNHKVQDCDMIGYLHGYRGLLVGKSIEITKDVQEKADLLLSFGGSPIGNSRVKLTNVEDCIKRGFVKEGEDPLQVAAKQLMEDGVSILHTIGGDDTNIMAASLVGIFQEMGAELTVVGLPKTVDNDVYPIVQTLGAATAAEQGAVFFENIANENTTSRRQLIIHEVMGRHCGWLTAATARAYRKRLKQKTFLPEILISKNRWDVDAVYVPEIDIDFSAECERLINRMDEKDGVNIFLSEGAGVETIVREKEAKGEMVDIDAFGHVNLDLINPGILFAEMFGERLKADKILVQKSGYFARSAAPNEEDLALIKRSASMASESALNGDNGVVGLDMDRDGELSLIDFDRIKGGKSFDVTADWFNAMLADTGQA is encoded by the coding sequence ATGAGTCAAGAGAAAACACCGAAAATCGCTTTTCTTACAGCAGGTGGTATAGCGCCTTGTCTTTCTGCATCTATTGGTGCACTTATGATGGAATATAACCACAAAGTGCAGGATTGTGACATGATAGGCTACCTCCACGGTTACAGAGGCCTGTTGGTTGGTAAGTCAATTGAGATCACTAAAGACGTCCAAGAGAAAGCTGATCTGCTATTGTCCTTCGGGGGTAGCCCGATAGGAAATAGCCGTGTGAAGCTCACGAATGTCGAAGATTGCATCAAACGCGGTTTTGTCAAAGAAGGAGAGGATCCTTTACAGGTCGCGGCTAAGCAGTTAATGGAAGACGGTGTTTCCATTCTTCACACTATTGGCGGCGACGACACCAACATCATGGCGGCGAGTCTTGTTGGTATTTTTCAAGAGATGGGTGCTGAGCTCACTGTGGTGGGTTTACCAAAGACGGTAGACAACGATGTTTATCCTATTGTGCAAACCTTGGGTGCTGCAACGGCTGCGGAACAGGGAGCTGTATTTTTTGAGAACATAGCCAACGAAAACACCACAAGCCGCAGACAGCTCATTATTCATGAAGTAATGGGCCGTCACTGCGGATGGCTAACCGCTGCAACGGCCCGCGCCTACCGTAAACGGTTGAAACAAAAAACATTCCTCCCTGAAATACTTATCTCCAAAAACCGGTGGGATGTGGATGCGGTTTACGTCCCTGAGATAGACATAGATTTTTCAGCCGAGTGTGAACGTTTGATTAATAGAATGGATGAAAAAGATGGGGTCAACATTTTTCTCAGTGAAGGGGCTGGAGTAGAGACAATTGTCAGAGAAAAAGAGGCGAAGGGAGAGATGGTTGACATAGACGCTTTTGGTCATGTGAATCTTGATCTCATCAATCCAGGAATATTGTTTGCAGAGATGTTTGGAGAACGTCTTAAAGCTGACAAGATTCTTGTTCAAAAAAGCGGTTATTTTGCCCGATCCGCCGCACCAAATGAGGAGGATTTAGCGCTGATCAAGAGAAGTGCTTCTATGGCCTCCGAATCAGCACTGAATGGTGACAACGGTGTGGTTGGACTTGACATGGACAGGGACGGGGAATTGAGTCTCATTGACTTCGATCGAATCAAAGGTGGGAAATCTTTTGATGTGACGGCGGATTGGTTTAATGCAATGCTTGCTGACACAGGGCAGGCCTAA
- a CDS encoding M61 family peptidase, whose protein sequence is MSGKIKSKTWIIYFSAVVNILGAETGKNDAMIQYNLSMPEPHTHYYEVEMTVTGNTKKTVQLKMPVWTPGSYLVREFARHIPRVRAYAGTQQLNVEKIDKNTWEVKTGYYKEFSIMYRIYAYDQSVRTSYLSDSRGYLNGTSVFLYVVGREKEHGEVKVTPFRGWRKISTGLPKVKGKRNTFAFPDYDVLADSPFLIGNHDVLTFKVKGIPHEIALYGQGNVDKDRLKDDFNKIVNATVEIFGKLPYDGYVFFILMLDGLGGGLEHLNSTTIQADRWIFSNNNRYQRFLSTVAHEYFHTWNVKRIRPIALGPFDYDNENYTADLWIAEGITSYYDNLLLLRSGIVDVEGYFKFVGRDIRSVETAPGRLVQSAVESSFDTWIKNYRRNEESHNVMISYYSKGAVTGLILDLAINTNTNGKNSLDQVFQELNRRYENDPSKGFTSKEFRTICENVADRKLDDVWQYVDTTKEVDYNSTLETVGCILERKYGEGVTDSTSFYGFETSGERNPIVSKVYAGTPSYTGGLNVNDEIVAVNGTRVSAKTLTDRLKDISIGNKAELLISREGLMQTITMIASGPPHDSFVIKKIETPSDDQKQLFEGWLGTPWEE, encoded by the coding sequence GTGAGCGGTAAAATAAAATCAAAAACCTGGATAATTTATTTTTCGGCTGTAGTCAATATTTTAGGGGCCGAAACGGGTAAGAATGATGCCATGATCCAATACAATCTATCTATGCCTGAACCTCACACTCATTACTATGAAGTGGAAATGACAGTAACCGGCAACACTAAAAAAACTGTTCAGCTGAAAATGCCTGTTTGGACACCTGGATCTTACCTGGTGCGGGAATTTGCCCGCCACATCCCCAGGGTACGCGCATATGCTGGAACACAACAACTGAATGTGGAAAAGATAGACAAAAACACCTGGGAGGTGAAGACAGGCTACTACAAAGAGTTTAGCATCATGTATCGTATATATGCTTATGATCAGTCAGTAAGGACAAGTTATCTGAGTGACTCCAGAGGTTATTTAAACGGGACATCTGTTTTCCTTTATGTGGTCGGTCGTGAAAAGGAGCATGGAGAAGTAAAGGTGACACCCTTCCGGGGTTGGCGGAAAATCTCCACTGGGCTTCCCAAAGTGAAGGGTAAGCGAAATACATTTGCGTTTCCTGATTACGACGTATTGGCTGATTCACCTTTCCTCATTGGTAATCATGATGTGCTCACTTTTAAAGTGAAAGGGATACCTCACGAAATTGCTCTTTACGGGCAAGGTAATGTGGATAAAGATCGGCTGAAAGATGATTTCAATAAAATTGTTAATGCTACTGTAGAAATCTTCGGAAAACTTCCATATGATGGCTACGTTTTCTTCATCCTCATGCTGGACGGCCTGGGGGGCGGTCTTGAACACCTCAACTCCACCACCATTCAGGCAGATAGGTGGATTTTCTCAAATAATAATCGTTACCAGCGTTTTCTCTCCACGGTAGCCCACGAATATTTTCACACATGGAACGTGAAGCGCATTCGCCCCATAGCTCTTGGCCCATTCGATTACGACAATGAAAATTACACTGCAGACCTTTGGATCGCAGAAGGGATAACTAGCTATTACGACAATCTCTTGCTATTGAGATCAGGCATAGTTGACGTTGAAGGCTATTTCAAGTTTGTTGGTCGGGATATCAGGAGTGTAGAAACAGCACCTGGGAGACTGGTCCAATCCGCCGTGGAATCCAGTTTCGATACCTGGATAAAAAATTACCGACGCAATGAAGAATCCCACAATGTGATGATCTCTTACTATTCCAAAGGGGCTGTTACCGGGCTAATACTTGATCTTGCCATCAATACCAATACCAATGGGAAAAATTCTCTGGATCAGGTTTTTCAAGAACTCAACAGGCGGTACGAAAATGATCCGTCTAAAGGCTTTACCTCAAAGGAATTCAGGACTATTTGCGAAAATGTGGCCGACCGAAAATTGGATGATGTTTGGCAATATGTAGATACAACCAAAGAAGTGGACTATAATTCAACACTTGAAACAGTGGGATGTATCCTTGAACGCAAATACGGAGAAGGAGTGACAGATTCAACTTCTTTCTATGGATTTGAGACGAGTGGGGAAAGAAACCCCATTGTAAGCAAAGTCTACGCCGGCACTCCATCTTATACAGGCGGTCTCAATGTGAATGATGAAATTGTGGCTGTAAACGGTACAAGAGTGTCAGCGAAAACACTCACTGATCGCCTCAAAGACATATCAATAGGCAATAAGGCCGAGCTTCTTATATCCCGGGAAGGGCTAATGCAAACAATCACAATGATTGCATCGGGACCGCCTCACGATAGCTTTGTCATCAAAAAGATTGAAACACCCAGTGATGATCAGAAACAACTTTTCGAGGGATGGCTCGGCACGCCGTGGGAGGAATAG
- a CDS encoding fructose-bisphosphate aldolase class I, which produces MNLEQLESTAKAMVAPGRGILAADESTPTIGKRFDQINAESTEENRLIYRDMLFTTEGMEDYISGVIMFDETLRQSTVDRDVPFPKHLSGLGVIPGIKVDKGAKELAGFEGEKVTEGLDGLRDRLKEYYELGARFAKWRAVITITEDAPSFACIDANAHALAQYAALCQEADIVPIVEPEVLMDGEHNMEASFEVTSEVLSSVFEALFRMDVYLEGIILKPNMVLSGYECSEQASVDEVVEATVSCFQRFVPAAVPGICFLSGGQSDILATEHLSAMNRLDAEKPWKLSFSYGRALQQPALKAWGGDPANIEGAKAAFLHRAKCNGAATTGDYNQEMEASA; this is translated from the coding sequence ATGAATCTTGAACAGTTAGAATCCACGGCAAAAGCTATGGTAGCACCGGGGAGGGGCATTCTTGCGGCGGATGAGAGTACACCAACCATCGGCAAAAGGTTTGATCAGATTAATGCAGAATCAACGGAAGAAAATCGTCTTATTTACCGTGATATGCTCTTCACCACTGAAGGAATGGAGGATTACATTAGCGGTGTCATCATGTTTGATGAGACTCTCCGCCAATCCACTGTTGACAGAGATGTCCCTTTTCCGAAACACCTTTCAGGTCTTGGTGTAATTCCCGGTATCAAGGTGGACAAAGGTGCCAAGGAACTGGCAGGCTTTGAGGGTGAGAAAGTGACTGAAGGATTGGACGGTTTACGGGACCGACTGAAGGAGTACTACGAACTAGGTGCAAGGTTTGCCAAGTGGCGCGCGGTCATTACCATCACTGAAGATGCACCCTCATTTGCCTGCATCGATGCCAATGCTCACGCTCTAGCCCAATATGCGGCACTCTGCCAGGAAGCAGACATTGTTCCCATCGTAGAACCGGAAGTGCTCATGGATGGCGAGCACAACATGGAGGCTAGTTTCGAGGTAACTTCAGAAGTACTTAGTTCTGTTTTTGAGGCGCTTTTTCGTATGGATGTCTATCTGGAGGGAATCATCCTGAAACCAAATATGGTTCTCTCGGGCTATGAATGTTCAGAGCAGGCATCTGTTGACGAGGTGGTGGAGGCCACAGTTTCCTGCTTTCAGCGATTTGTTCCGGCGGCGGTACCGGGAATCTGTTTTCTCTCAGGGGGACAGAGCGATATCCTTGCAACCGAACACCTTAGCGCCATGAATCGTCTCGATGCAGAGAAGCCGTGGAAGCTCAGTTTTTCCTACGGCCGTGCTCTGCAGCAGCCAGCCTTGAAGGCGTGGGGAGGAGACCCGGCCAATATTGAAGGTGCCAAAGCAGCATTTCTCCATCGCGCCAAGTGCAACGGCGCCGCCACCACTGGCGACTATAATCAGGAGATGGAGGCTTCAGCTTAA
- a CDS encoding thiamine diphosphokinase, translating to MARHAVGGIENSLFEPVVVLANGEPPSHHHPLSILNNAGTLICADGAATAAVNLGRTPDVVIGDMDSMDEAHIPPESEMIAMTSQLNTDLEKVLDWCVGKNVSSATLLGLSGMREDHMMANFATLADYSNRLKLIAVTDYGTIHHVTGDESFDCEPGATVSLIAASEKPVVSTNGLIYPLISEQLKTSGHGISNQVENGQLSLEVSGGTLFLFIGHID from the coding sequence ATGGCTCGGCACGCCGTGGGAGGAATAGAGAACAGTCTCTTTGAACCCGTTGTCGTTCTCGCCAATGGTGAACCTCCCTCTCATCACCATCCCTTATCCATACTCAATAACGCCGGCACACTGATTTGCGCCGATGGCGCCGCCACGGCCGCAGTGAACCTGGGCCGAACCCCAGATGTTGTCATCGGGGATATGGATTCCATGGATGAAGCTCATATTCCACCTGAAAGTGAAATGATTGCCATGACCAGTCAACTCAACACTGACCTGGAGAAAGTGCTGGACTGGTGTGTAGGGAAAAACGTCTCTTCTGCCACACTCCTTGGTCTTTCCGGGATGAGGGAAGATCACATGATGGCGAACTTTGCTACCTTGGCAGACTACAGCAACAGGTTGAAACTGATAGCCGTCACCGATTACGGTACCATCCATCATGTAACAGGAGATGAGAGTTTTGATTGCGAGCCGGGAGCCACTGTCTCTCTCATTGCGGCATCGGAAAAGCCGGTTGTGTCCACTAATGGTTTGATATACCCTCTCATCAGTGAACAGCTGAAAACCAGCGGTCACGGCATCAGCAATCAGGTGGAGAACGGACAGTTGTCCCTGGAGGTGTCAGGCGGCACTCTTTTCCTCTTCATCGGCCACATCGATTGA